ATGTTACATTTCGGAATGTTGAATATAATGGGGAAAATGCCAATTTATCAATAATAGCGGGGTATAATAACGAAAGGAAAATTAAGAACCTGGTTTTTGAGAAGCTAAAAATAAACGGTAGGCTTATTCATGATAAAATGGAAGGAAAGCCGCCATGGTATAAAACTTCCGACATGGCCCGTATTTTTGTGGGAGAACACGTGGATGGAATAAAATTCAGTCCATAGAAGAGAGACATACTAATTAAACTGTAGAATTTTATGCGCAATAAAGTAATCCTGGTTATTTCGTTTGTCAGCCTGTTCGTTTCTTGTAAAGTTGCAACGGAACAAGATAAAAACAAGGACCTTTCCAGCACTCATTCTGGCTACGTATCATCCGTTTACATATCAGATAACGGCGATGGAACGTATACCAATCCTATTCTACAGGCCGATTATTCCGATCCGGATGTGGTTCGGGTAGGTGACGATTTCTATATGACCGTTTCCAGTTTTAACAGTTCACCCGGTTTACCCATTCTACATTCAAAAGATTTGGTAAACTGGCAGATTGTTAACTATGCATTGCCGGTTTTACCTGAAAAAATTTTCGACGCTCCTCAATACAGCAAAGGAGTTTGGGCTCCTTGTATTCGATACCACAATAACGAATTTTATATTTTTTGGGGAGATCCTGATTTTGGAATTTACATGGTGAAGACCTCCAATCCCCTTTCGGAGTGGGAAAAGCCTGTTCTGCTTAAAGAGGGCAAAGGAATGATCGATCCAAGCCCACTTTGGGACGATGATGGAAATGCCTATTTAGTTTCGGCCTGGGCCGGATCAAGAGCCGGTGTAAACAGCCTACTTACAGTTTGGCGAATGGCACCCGATGGAACAGAAATTTTAGATAATGGGTTTAACATCTACTCTGGACACGACTATAACCACACCATCGAGGGGCCTAAATTCTACAAAATGAAAGGATACTATTTTATCCTTGCACCGGCAGGTGGAGTAGAACAAGGATGGCAACTGGCTTTACGTTCAAAAAATGTTTTTGGTCCTTATGAAGTAAAAACTGTAATGGCACAGGGAACAACAGATATTAATGGACCGCATCAGGGCGGTTATGTTGAAACTCAAACGGGCGAGCCTTGGTTTGTTCATTTTCAGGATAATGGGGTATATGGCCGTATTCTGCATCTTAATCCGATAAGCTGGAAAGATAACTGGCCGGTAATTGGAACAGATGACGATGGCGATGGCTGTGGCGAACCTGTTCGAACCAATCGGAAACCTGATGTGGGAAAAAGTTGGCCCCTTGTTCACCCAGCAGAGTCAGACGAATTTAATGCTGCAAAACCCGGCATGCAATGGAGTTGGAATGCTAACGAAAAAGTAAGCTGGAGTGTGAATATGCCCGATACTGGTGTTCTTCGGTTGTTAGCAGTGCCAAAACCAGATGCGAAAGTTTCGCTTTGGAATGTTCCCAATATCCTGTCGCAACGTTTACCAGCCGAAAATTTTACTGCAACAACAAAAGTGAGCCTGAATATTGAATGGGATGTATGGCAGGGTAAACAGGCCGGATTAATTATGTTCGGGAATGATTACTCTTATCTGGCTATTCGTAAAGATGCAGAAGGATTTTACCTGGAACAAATACAAAATATTGGCGCCAACAAGGAAGGTTTGGAACAAAGTGTTGAAAAGAAACGAATTAAAACCAATACTGCATTTTTACGTCTAGTAGTTGAAGGACCCGAAGCCAAATGCAGTTATAGTTACAGCGAAGATGGAGAACAGTTTTTTCCTATTGGTAAAGAATTTAAGGCTACACGTGTATTGTGGAGTAGCGCGAAAATTGGTATTTTTTGCACTTCCGAGCCCGGGCACCGTATTGGAGGATATACCGATTTTGATTGGTTTAGAATAAGTAAATAAAAAAAATATAACGATGATTAAATTACAAAATATAGTGTTGCTGTTTGTATTCTTCTGCAGTGCAGAAATGCTTACAGCTCAATCACATTATCCCGGTCAACATGCCGATAAACTTACAATTAAAGAAACCGCACCTATTAAAGCTTATGCTTTTGATATGGCAGATGTAAAACTTACCGACTCGCGTTTTACCGAGAATATGGAACGTGAAAGTGCATGGATAATGTCATTAGGCGTTGATCGTTTGCTACATAGTTTTAGAACCAATGCCGGAGTATATGCCGGACTGGAAGGCGGTTATGATTCAGTAGAAAAATTAGCAGGTTGGGAGTCGCTCGATTGCGAACTGCGCGGACATACCACGGGGCACATTCTCTCTGGACTTGCAATGTTGTACGCTAGCACCGGTTACGAAAAATATAAACTTAAAGCAGACAGCCTGGTAGAAGGTTTAGCAGAAGTACAGGCAGCATTAGGAGATGAAGGATATTTAAGTGCTTATCCTGAAAACCTGATTAACCGGAACATCGCAGGTCAGCGGGTTTGGGCGCCCTGGTACACCTTGCATAAAATCTATTCCGGTTTGATAGACCAATATTTGTATTGCGACAATGAACAAGCGCTGGATATAGTTAAAAAAATGGGAAACTGGGCATACCATAAACTGCAAGCTGTTAGTCCGGAACAACGAAAAGTGATGATTCGCAATGAATTTGGCGGGGTGAATGATTCGTTTTACACGCTTTACCAAATTACGGGCGATGAAAAATACAAATGGTTGGGCGAATTCTTTTATCACGAGGATGTGCTAGATCCTCTAAAATCAGGAGAAGACAACCTGGAGAAAAAGCACGCCAATACCTTTATACCAAAACTCATTGGTGTTGTTCGCGCTTACGAGTTTGGAGAGTCGGAAACATACAGAGATATTGCTGATTTCTTTTGGCATACGGTGGTTGATCACCACACGTTCTGCACGGGCAGCAACAGCCACAAAGAGAAGTTCTTTAAACCCAATCACCAGTCGCATTACCTTACGGGTTATACCGGCGAGTCGTGCAATGTGTACAACATGTTGAAGTTAACACGCCATTTATTCTGCCTCGAAACCGATCCGAAACTGGCTGATTATTACGAAACAGCTTTGTACAATCATATTTTAGGGCAGCAAGATCCCGAGTCGGGCATGATATCTTATTTTTTACCAATGCTCCCGGGGGCACATAAAGTTTACAGTACAGCCGATAGCTCGTTTTGGTGCTGTGTGGGTACCGGTTTCGAAAAC
Above is a genomic segment from uncultured Draconibacterium sp. containing:
- a CDS encoding glycoside hydrolase 43 family protein, with amino-acid sequence MRNKVILVISFVSLFVSCKVATEQDKNKDLSSTHSGYVSSVYISDNGDGTYTNPILQADYSDPDVVRVGDDFYMTVSSFNSSPGLPILHSKDLVNWQIVNYALPVLPEKIFDAPQYSKGVWAPCIRYHNNEFYIFWGDPDFGIYMVKTSNPLSEWEKPVLLKEGKGMIDPSPLWDDDGNAYLVSAWAGSRAGVNSLLTVWRMAPDGTEILDNGFNIYSGHDYNHTIEGPKFYKMKGYYFILAPAGGVEQGWQLALRSKNVFGPYEVKTVMAQGTTDINGPHQGGYVETQTGEPWFVHFQDNGVYGRILHLNPISWKDNWPVIGTDDDGDGCGEPVRTNRKPDVGKSWPLVHPAESDEFNAAKPGMQWSWNANEKVSWSVNMPDTGVLRLLAVPKPDAKVSLWNVPNILSQRLPAENFTATTKVSLNIEWDVWQGKQAGLIMFGNDYSYLAIRKDAEGFYLEQIQNIGANKEGLEQSVEKKRIKTNTAFLRLVVEGPEAKCSYSYSEDGEQFFPIGKEFKATRVLWSSAKIGIFCTSEPGHRIGGYTDFDWFRISK
- a CDS encoding beta-L-arabinofuranosidase domain-containing protein, which codes for MIKLQNIVLLFVFFCSAEMLTAQSHYPGQHADKLTIKETAPIKAYAFDMADVKLTDSRFTENMERESAWIMSLGVDRLLHSFRTNAGVYAGLEGGYDSVEKLAGWESLDCELRGHTTGHILSGLAMLYASTGYEKYKLKADSLVEGLAEVQAALGDEGYLSAYPENLINRNIAGQRVWAPWYTLHKIYSGLIDQYLYCDNEQALDIVKKMGNWAYHKLQAVSPEQRKVMIRNEFGGVNDSFYTLYQITGDEKYKWLGEFFYHEDVLDPLKSGEDNLEKKHANTFIPKLIGVVRAYEFGESETYRDIADFFWHTVVDHHTFCTGSNSHKEKFFKPNHQSHYLTGYTGESCNVYNMLKLTRHLFCLETDPKLADYYETALYNHILGQQDPESGMISYFLPMLPGAHKVYSTADSSFWCCVGTGFENQAKYGEAIYYHNNDELFVNLFIPSELNWEEQGVQISQQSHFPKEGKTILTVKTEETKRLSFQIRYPSWATAGARIKVNGKKIKVKQEPGSYIAISRKWKNNDKVEIEFPMELKLNPSDNPDIVSISYGPLVLAAQMGTEGMKKPAPFSNPDLHNDYYTFDYNVPENVLNELDIKGVSLQEWLKPVEGKPLTFKTEKDITGTDYTFIPLYDLHRERYIVYWKLKN